The following proteins are encoded in a genomic region of uncultured Vibrio sp.:
- the rpsI gene encoding 30S ribosomal protein S9, with the protein MAENQYYGTGRRKSSAARVFIKPGSGNIVVNKRNLDEYFGRPTARMVVQQPLELVELTDKLDLYVTVKGGGISGQAGAIRHGITRALMEYDESLRPALRAAGYVTRDARCVERKKVGLRKARRRPQFSKR; encoded by the coding sequence ATGGCAGAGAATCAATACTACGGCACTGGCCGTCGCAAAAGCTCAGCTGCACGTGTTTTCATCAAACCAGGCAGCGGTAACATTGTAGTAAACAAGCGTAACCTTGACGAATACTTCGGTCGTCCAACAGCACGTATGGTTGTACAACAACCTCTAGAGCTAGTTGAACTAACTGACAAGCTAGACCTTTACGTAACAGTAAAAGGCGGCGGTATTTCTGGTCAAGCTGGTGCTATCCGTCACGGTATCACTCGCGCGCTTATGGAATACGATGAGTCTCTACGTCCTGCTCTACGCGCAGCTGGCTACGTTACTCGTGACGCACGTTGCGTTGAACGTAAGAAAGTTGGTCTACGTAAAGCACGTCGTCGTCCACAGTTCTCTAAGCGTTAA
- the zapG gene encoding Z-ring associated protein ZapG, giving the protein MPWIHAIVGLLVGTIVGVVISRLTTPEYKKQKSVQKELESAKFELEQQRQELVDHFAQTAEMLDTLGKDYTKLYQHLAKTSSELLPNLPEQDNPFDKKTAMASEQIKEEQPNVNEQPKDYANGATGLLKDQEKEVITAPEAVTAKAS; this is encoded by the coding sequence ATGCCTTGGATTCATGCAATTGTGGGTTTGCTGGTCGGTACAATAGTAGGCGTAGTCATTAGCAGACTAACCACCCCTGAATACAAAAAACAGAAGTCTGTACAGAAAGAACTTGAGTCGGCGAAGTTTGAACTAGAACAACAACGCCAAGAGCTCGTTGACCACTTTGCCCAAACCGCAGAAATGCTGGATACCTTAGGTAAAGATTACACCAAGCTGTATCAGCATTTAGCGAAGACCTCTTCTGAACTTCTGCCTAATTTACCTGAACAAGATAATCCGTTTGATAAAAAGACGGCGATGGCTTCAGAGCAGATCAAAGAAGAACAGCCAAATGTGAACGAGCAGCCTAAAGACTATGCTAATGGCGCAACTGGTCTTTTAAAGGATCAAGAGAAAGAAGTGATTACAGCACCTGAAGCGGTCACTGCCAAGGCATCATAA
- the petA gene encoding ubiquinol-cytochrome c reductase iron-sulfur subunit, whose translation MSNAPLNNGRRRFLTATTAVVGGLGAVAVAVPFIKSWNPSAKAKAAGAPVEVDISKIEPGQLVRVEWQGKPVWIVRRTQSVLDNLKTINDKLRDPQSEMEQQPEYAQNEFRSIKEEYFVAVGFCTHLGCSPTYLPDSFSEQVQGVRSGFFCPCHGSKFDMAGRVFQGVPAPLNLVVPKHMYLSDTKLIVGVDEGDA comes from the coding sequence ATGAGCAACGCGCCTTTAAATAACGGTCGCAGGCGTTTTCTAACCGCTACAACGGCAGTTGTGGGTGGGTTAGGGGCAGTCGCTGTCGCCGTGCCTTTTATCAAATCATGGAATCCGAGTGCTAAAGCCAAAGCGGCGGGTGCACCGGTGGAAGTGGATATCAGTAAAATCGAACCAGGCCAATTGGTTCGTGTTGAGTGGCAGGGTAAACCTGTATGGATTGTCCGCCGTACTCAAAGCGTACTGGACAATCTGAAGACGATTAACGATAAGCTCCGTGATCCTCAATCAGAAATGGAGCAACAACCAGAATATGCTCAGAACGAGTTTCGCTCGATTAAGGAAGAGTATTTCGTTGCGGTTGGTTTCTGTACGCACTTAGGCTGTTCACCTACCTATCTACCGGACTCGTTCTCAGAGCAGGTTCAGGGAGTGAGATCTGGATTCTTCTGTCCTTGTCATGGCTCTAAATTTGATATGGCTGGGCGAGTGTTCCAGGGTGTACCTGCACCACTGAACCTTGTCGTTCCTAAGCACATGTATTTGAGCGACACGAAGCTCATTGTCGGTGTTGATGAGGGGGATGCATAA
- a CDS encoding cytochrome c1, whose protein sequence is MKKWIVILFAMLPSLAMAAGASVPLDKAHVDLSDKASLQNGAKLFMNYCFGCHSTQYQRYERVATDLEIPTDLMKENLIFNPEAKIGDLMVNSMPPKQAANWFGAPPPDLTLVARVRGADWLYTYLRSFYVDPSRPFGVNNIVFPSVGMPHVLEELQGIPTPVYETHVVDGEEVKVVVGTETDGTGELSTGEYDKAVGDLVNFLVYSGDPVQLERHAIGWWVMGFLVILTIIVVLLKKEYWRDVH, encoded by the coding sequence ATGAAGAAGTGGATTGTAATTCTATTTGCTATGTTGCCATCTTTAGCGATGGCAGCGGGTGCCAGTGTGCCGCTTGATAAAGCACACGTGGACCTATCGGATAAAGCTTCGCTGCAAAACGGCGCGAAATTATTCATGAACTACTGTTTTGGCTGTCACTCTACGCAATACCAGCGTTATGAGCGTGTCGCAACAGATTTGGAAATTCCAACAGACTTAATGAAAGAGAACCTGATTTTCAACCCAGAGGCGAAAATCGGTGATCTGATGGTTAACTCTATGCCACCTAAGCAAGCGGCAAACTGGTTCGGTGCTCCACCGCCAGATTTGACGCTGGTTGCTCGAGTTCGTGGTGCGGATTGGCTATACACTTACTTACGTTCATTCTATGTGGATCCATCACGTCCGTTTGGCGTAAACAACATTGTATTCCCAAGTGTTGGTATGCCACATGTACTTGAAGAGCTACAAGGTATCCCAACGCCAGTGTACGAGACTCACGTTGTTGATGGTGAAGAAGTCAAAGTTGTTGTTGGTACTGAAACAGATGGTACTGGTGAACTAAGTACAGGCGAATACGACAAAGCGGTGGGTGATCTGGTTAACTTCCTGGTTTACTCTGGTGACCCTGTGCAGCTAGAACGCCATGCGATTGGTTGGTGGGTGATGGGCTTCTTAGTCATCCTGACTATCATCGTTGTGTTGCTTAAGAAAGAGTATTGGCGTGATGTGCATTAA
- the rplM gene encoding 50S ribosomal protein L13 has protein sequence MKTFVAKPETVKRDWYVVDAEGKTLGRLASEIASRLRGKHKAEYTPHVDTGDYIIVVNAEKVAVTGNKAKNKVYYRHSEFPGGLKSITFEKLIDRKPEMALELAVKGMLPRGPLGRAMYRKLKVYAGAEHNHVAQQPQVLDI, from the coding sequence ATGAAAACTTTCGTTGCTAAACCAGAAACTGTAAAACGCGACTGGTACGTTGTAGACGCTGAAGGTAAAACTCTTGGCCGTCTAGCAAGTGAAATTGCATCTCGCCTACGTGGCAAACACAAAGCTGAATACACTCCTCACGTTGATACTGGTGATTACATCATCGTTGTTAACGCTGAGAAAGTTGCTGTAACTGGTAACAAAGCTAAGAACAAAGTGTACTACCGTCACTCTGAATTCCCAGGTGGTCTAAAATCTATCACTTTTGAAAAGTTGATCGATCGTAAACCTGAGATGGCTCTTGAGCTTGCAGTTAAAGGCATGCTTCCTCGTGGTCCTCTAGGCCGTGCTATGTACCGTAAGCTTAAAGTTTACGCGGGCGCTGAGCACAACCATGTTGCTCAACAACCACAAGTACTAGACATCTAA
- the degS gene encoding outer membrane-stress sensor serine endopeptidase DegS, whose translation MLSFLLRSVFLGLATAAVVLLAVPSLRNSVIPAALDPQPSNITSLEISFNQAVRKAAPAVVNIYSRKYVENDRNKLSTQGLGSGVIVSEKGYIITNYHVVAQADQIVVALQDGRAAAAQLVGTDKRTDIAVLRVEGTNLPVIPLNSEYKPQVGDVVLAIGNPYNLGQTTTFGIISATGRSSISDGRQAFIQTDAAINEGNSGGALVNTQGELVGINTASFQQATDLETYGISFAIPAPLASKIMQKIIADGRVIRGYIGIDGQDINAVTARLLGNQHIGGIVVLGIDPNGPASDAGFEKQDIIISIDGNKVQGRQSVMDIVTDLRPGTTVDVGIIRKGKEITLKVTIAEDKQEA comes from the coding sequence ATGCTTAGCTTTTTATTACGTTCTGTCTTTTTAGGCTTAGCAACCGCCGCCGTTGTCCTACTTGCAGTTCCATCTTTACGTAATAGCGTAATTCCGGCAGCACTTGATCCTCAACCAAGTAACATCACCTCTCTTGAGATTTCTTTCAATCAAGCAGTAAGAAAAGCCGCTCCTGCCGTGGTAAATATTTACAGTCGCAAGTATGTAGAAAATGATCGCAACAAGCTTTCTACACAAGGGCTAGGCTCAGGTGTAATTGTCAGTGAGAAAGGCTACATCATTACCAACTACCATGTTGTCGCACAAGCAGACCAAATCGTTGTAGCGTTGCAAGATGGTAGAGCGGCCGCTGCGCAGCTTGTCGGTACAGACAAACGTACCGATATTGCCGTGTTGCGCGTTGAGGGTACGAACCTGCCCGTGATACCACTCAACTCAGAATACAAACCTCAAGTTGGAGATGTGGTACTGGCCATTGGCAACCCATACAACTTGGGACAAACCACGACCTTTGGCATTATCTCCGCAACTGGACGCTCCTCTATCAGCGATGGGCGCCAAGCCTTCATTCAAACTGACGCAGCGATCAACGAAGGTAACTCAGGAGGTGCACTGGTGAATACCCAGGGTGAGCTAGTCGGAATCAACACGGCTTCGTTCCAGCAAGCAACCGATTTAGAAACCTATGGAATTTCCTTCGCCATACCAGCACCACTTGCCAGTAAAATCATGCAAAAGATCATTGCTGACGGCCGTGTGATTCGTGGTTATATCGGCATTGATGGTCAAGATATTAATGCCGTCACTGCTCGCTTGCTCGGTAATCAGCATATTGGAGGCATTGTTGTACTCGGTATCGACCCTAACGGTCCAGCAAGTGATGCTGGTTTCGAGAAACAAGACATTATTATTAGTATTGACGGCAATAAAGTTCAGGGACGTCAAAGCGTGATGGATATCGTCACCGATTTACGTCCCGGCACAACGGTAGACGTAGGCATCATTCGGAAAGGTAAAGAGATCACGTTAAAAGTCACGATTGCCGAAGATAAACAAGAAGCATAA
- the zapE gene encoding cell division protein ZapE — protein MTPLEQYQKDIAEHGFQRDEAQHQAVTALDKLYHAIVEFQSAPTPQLSKWQKLMGKKVEMPDPPKGLYFWGGVGRGKTYLMDAFYDALPTDRKMRVHFHRFMYRVHDELRQLGDVENPLSKVADKFKKEADVVCFDEFFVSDITDAMILATLLQEMFKRQMVLVATSNIEPQNLYRNGLQRARFLPAIDMILARCDVLNVDSGVDYRLRTLEQAEIYHHPLDDQATINLNKYYQQLTGERQHVSHQIEINHRNIDVIEASDGVLHASFAQLCQTTRSQNDYIELSRIYHTVLLADVEQMSGKIDDAARRFIALVDEFYERHVKLIISAQVPMDSLYTQGQLEFEFKRCLSRLTEMQSHEYLAREHLA, from the coding sequence ATGACACCACTAGAACAATATCAAAAAGATATAGCAGAACATGGATTCCAGCGTGATGAAGCCCAACATCAAGCAGTCACTGCTTTAGATAAGCTCTACCATGCTATTGTTGAATTTCAGTCTGCACCAACGCCTCAACTTTCTAAATGGCAAAAGCTCATGGGTAAAAAAGTTGAAATGCCTGATCCACCTAAAGGTTTGTACTTTTGGGGTGGTGTAGGGCGAGGTAAAACCTACTTGATGGATGCTTTTTATGATGCGTTGCCAACAGACAGAAAGATGCGTGTGCATTTTCATCGATTTATGTATCGAGTGCACGATGAACTGAGGCAACTAGGCGATGTTGAAAACCCGCTATCAAAAGTGGCTGATAAGTTCAAAAAAGAAGCGGACGTGGTGTGCTTTGATGAATTCTTTGTCTCTGATATTACCGATGCAATGATTCTGGCGACGTTACTGCAGGAGATGTTTAAGCGTCAGATGGTTTTGGTCGCGACTTCGAATATTGAGCCACAAAACCTCTATCGTAATGGTCTACAGAGAGCGCGATTCTTGCCTGCAATCGATATGATTCTGGCTCGATGCGATGTTTTGAATGTTGATAGCGGGGTGGATTATCGCTTACGAACTCTGGAGCAGGCCGAGATCTATCATCATCCGCTTGACGATCAGGCGACAATCAACCTGAATAAGTACTACCAGCAACTGACAGGTGAGCGCCAGCATGTGTCGCATCAGATAGAAATTAACCATCGAAATATCGATGTTATCGAAGCCAGCGACGGTGTATTGCACGCTTCTTTTGCCCAGCTATGCCAAACCACCCGAAGCCAGAACGATTACATTGAACTCTCACGCATCTATCACACGGTATTGCTCGCCGATGTAGAGCAGATGAGTGGTAAAATAGACGACGCTGCACGACGCTTTATTGCCCTGGTCGATGAATTTTACGAGCGACATGTTAAGCTGATTATTTCTGCGCAAGTGCCGATGGATAGCTTATATACTCAAGGCCAGCTTGAATTTGAGTTTAAGCGCTGTCTATCTCGGTTGACTGAGATGCAGAGTCATGAGTATCTCGCAAGAGAGCATTTGGCTTAA
- a CDS encoding cytochrome bc complex cytochrome b subunit, whose amino-acid sequence MQAMLDWVEKRIPAMNAYKKHLSEYPMPKNFNFWYLFGSLAMLVLVNQILTGIWLTMNYVPSGEGAFASIEYIMRDVEYGWLLRYMHSTGASAFFVVVYLHMFRGLIYGSYQKPRELLWIFGMLIFLVLMAEAFMGYLLPWGQMSYWGAQVIISLFGAIPVIGDDLTLWIRGDYIISGATLNRFFALHVIALPIVLLLLIVLHVLALHEVGSNNPDGIETKLPKGTMGDDYQTQFKFHDYYSKKYDIIDSIPFHPYGTVKDLVGVAGFLFFFCYVLFFNPEMGGYFLEPPNFEAANPLKTPAHIAPVWYFTPFYAILRAVPDKLLGVILMGASIAVLFVLPWLDRCKVRSYRYRSKLHLLNIIQFTISFIALGILGALPATPTYTLLAQIFSLGYFMFFVLLFFYSKNEATKPLPERVTFK is encoded by the coding sequence ATGCAAGCAATGTTAGACTGGGTAGAAAAACGTATTCCAGCCATGAATGCTTATAAAAAGCATTTATCTGAATATCCAATGCCGAAGAACTTCAACTTTTGGTACCTTTTTGGTTCTCTGGCGATGTTGGTTCTTGTTAACCAAATCCTAACCGGCATTTGGCTAACGATGAACTACGTTCCTTCTGGTGAAGGTGCGTTTGCGTCTATCGAATACATCATGCGTGATGTTGAATACGGCTGGTTGTTGCGCTATATGCACTCTACTGGTGCTTCAGCATTCTTCGTTGTTGTGTACCTGCACATGTTCCGTGGTCTTATCTACGGCTCTTACCAAAAGCCTCGTGAACTATTGTGGATCTTCGGTATGTTGATCTTCTTAGTTCTTATGGCTGAAGCGTTCATGGGTTACCTACTACCATGGGGGCAAATGTCATACTGGGGTGCGCAGGTTATCATTTCTCTATTTGGTGCAATTCCGGTTATTGGCGATGATTTAACACTTTGGATCCGTGGTGACTACATCATCTCTGGTGCAACGTTGAACCGTTTCTTCGCTCTTCACGTTATTGCGCTACCAATCGTACTGCTTCTGCTTATCGTACTTCACGTATTGGCACTGCACGAGGTTGGCTCAAACAACCCTGACGGTATCGAGACTAAACTGCCGAAAGGCACAATGGGCGATGATTACCAAACGCAATTCAAGTTCCACGATTACTACTCGAAAAAATACGACATCATCGATTCTATCCCGTTCCACCCTTACGGTACGGTAAAAGATTTGGTTGGTGTAGCTGGTTTCTTGTTCTTCTTCTGTTACGTGTTGTTCTTCAACCCAGAAATGGGGGGGTACTTCCTAGAGCCGCCTAACTTTGAAGCTGCAAACCCGCTTAAGACGCCTGCACACATTGCTCCTGTATGGTACTTCACACCGTTCTATGCAATCTTGCGTGCGGTTCCAGACAAACTGTTGGGTGTAATCCTGATGGGAGCATCAATTGCAGTTCTGTTTGTACTACCGTGGTTGGATCGTTGTAAAGTGCGTTCTTACCGTTACCGTAGCAAACTTCATCTGTTAAATATTATCCAATTCACAATCAGCTTCATTGCGCTAGGTATTTTGGGTGCGTTACCTGCAACGCCAACATACACACTACTAGCACAAATCTTTAGTTTGGGTTACTTCATGTTCTTTGTGCTGCTGTTCTTCTACAGCAAAAATGAAGCAACTAAACCATTACCAGAGAGGGTGACATTCAAATGA
- the parC gene encoding DNA topoisomerase IV subunit A, which translates to MSTEITYDGVEQLPMRKFTEDAYLNYSMYVIMDRALPYIGDGLKPVQRRIIYAMSELGLSASAKYKKSARTVGDVLGKYHPHGDSACYEAMVLMAQPFSYRYPLVDGQGNWGAPDDPKSFAAMRYTEAKLSKFAEVLLGELGQGTVEWQPNFDGTMKEPQMLPARLPHILLNGVTGIAVGMATDIPPHNVREVADATIHLIDNPKAELPDVMQYVKGPDYPTEAEIISPQAEIEKIYRNGRGSIKMRAVWHKEGSEIVITSIPHQVSGSKLLEQIANQMRAKKLPMVEDLRDESDHENPTRIVIVPRSSRVDCDLLMSHLFASTDLERSYRVNLNMIGLDNRPQVKGLVQILSEWIEFRRTTVRRRLQHRLDKVMARLHILEGLLVAYLNLDEVIEIIRTEDDPKAVLMARFGITDIQADAILDTKLRHLAKLEEMKIRGEQEELEKEREKLEQLLGSERRLNTLLKKEIKADAEKYGDDRRSPLVERAEARALTERDLVPSEPITVVLSEKGWIRHAKGHEVEAEGLNYKSGDKYLAHARGKSNQPAVFLGSDGRSYSLESHSLPSARSQGEPITGRLNITPGSSIRQVIMGEEEQLWLVGSDAGYGFVCKGSDLLSKNRSGKALVTLPANSEVMTPKEVEDLDSDEILAITNQGRMLLFPIKDLPQLAKGKGNKIINIPAAKAKEREEVLSHLMALPQGASLTLYAGKRKLGLKPTDLDNFRGERGRRGSLLPRGLQRVTRIEVDLGESSCTEESSESE; encoded by the coding sequence ATGTCTACAGAAATTACTTACGATGGCGTAGAACAGTTGCCAATGCGCAAGTTCACCGAAGACGCTTATCTGAATTACTCGATGTACGTAATTATGGACCGCGCATTGCCATACATTGGCGATGGTTTGAAGCCGGTTCAACGACGTATCATCTACGCAATGTCGGAGCTAGGCCTCTCGGCATCAGCAAAATACAAAAAATCAGCACGTACCGTGGGTGACGTGCTGGGTAAATACCATCCGCACGGCGATTCGGCGTGTTACGAAGCGATGGTATTGATGGCACAGCCGTTTTCTTACCGTTACCCACTGGTTGATGGTCAGGGTAACTGGGGGGCACCGGATGATCCAAAATCTTTTGCCGCGATGCGTTATACCGAAGCGAAGCTGTCTAAGTTTGCTGAAGTATTATTGGGTGAATTAGGTCAAGGCACGGTTGAGTGGCAGCCAAACTTTGATGGCACAATGAAAGAGCCACAAATGCTGCCTGCACGTCTTCCTCATATCCTGCTTAATGGCGTAACGGGTATTGCAGTGGGTATGGCGACCGATATTCCTCCGCATAATGTACGTGAGGTAGCTGACGCAACAATCCATCTGATTGATAACCCTAAAGCGGAACTGCCGGACGTAATGCAGTACGTGAAAGGCCCGGATTACCCAACGGAAGCTGAGATCATTTCACCTCAGGCGGAAATCGAAAAGATCTATCGTAACGGACGCGGCAGTATCAAGATGCGTGCTGTCTGGCATAAAGAAGGTTCAGAAATCGTCATCACGTCGATTCCGCATCAAGTGTCGGGCTCTAAGCTACTTGAGCAGATCGCAAACCAAATGCGTGCTAAGAAGCTGCCAATGGTCGAAGATCTTCGTGATGAGTCAGATCATGAAAACCCAACTCGTATCGTTATCGTTCCTCGCTCTAGCCGAGTCGATTGTGATCTGTTGATGAGCCATTTGTTTGCTTCCACCGATCTTGAGCGTAGTTACCGCGTTAACCTGAACATGATTGGTCTGGATAACCGCCCTCAAGTGAAAGGTCTGGTTCAGATCCTGTCGGAGTGGATCGAGTTCCGCCGCACTACGGTTCGTCGCCGTTTGCAACATCGCTTAGACAAAGTGATGGCTCGCTTGCACATCTTAGAAGGTTTGTTGGTTGCTTACCTGAACCTGGATGAAGTGATTGAGATCATTCGTACTGAAGACGATCCAAAAGCCGTACTGATGGCGCGCTTTGGTATCACTGACATTCAAGCAGACGCGATTCTGGATACCAAACTTCGCCATCTTGCCAAACTGGAAGAGATGAAGATCCGTGGTGAGCAAGAAGAGCTAGAAAAAGAACGTGAGAAGCTAGAGCAGCTATTAGGTTCTGAGCGTCGTCTGAATACGCTGCTGAAGAAAGAGATCAAAGCAGATGCAGAAAAATATGGTGACGATCGTCGTTCTCCACTGGTTGAGCGTGCGGAGGCGAGAGCGCTAACGGAGCGTGATCTGGTACCGAGTGAACCAATTACGGTTGTTCTGTCAGAAAAAGGCTGGATTCGCCATGCTAAAGGCCACGAGGTTGAAGCGGAAGGCTTAAACTACAAATCTGGTGATAAATACCTGGCGCATGCCCGAGGTAAGAGTAACCAACCAGCAGTGTTCCTTGGTAGTGATGGGCGAAGCTACTCGCTTGAGTCGCACTCTTTACCTTCTGCGCGTAGCCAGGGTGAGCCAATTACTGGTCGCCTGAACATCACGCCTGGTAGCAGCATTCGCCAGGTTATTATGGGCGAAGAAGAGCAGCTATGGCTAGTGGGCTCTGATGCGGGTTACGGCTTTGTATGTAAAGGTTCTGACTTATTGTCGAAGAACCGCAGTGGTAAAGCTCTGGTGACCTTACCGGCGAACTCAGAAGTGATGACGCCTAAAGAGGTTGAAGATTTAGATTCTGATGAAATCTTGGCGATTACGAACCAAGGACGTATGTTGTTGTTCCCAATTAAAGACCTGCCACAATTGGCAAAAGGTAAAGGGAATAAGATCATTAACATTCCTGCGGCGAAAGCGAAAGAGCGTGAAGAAGTATTATCTCATCTGATGGCTTTGCCACAGGGCGCTTCTCTGACACTTTATGCGGGTAAGCGTAAGCTGGGATTAAAGCCTACCGACTTGGATAACTTCCGTGGTGAGCGTGGTCGTCGAGGCAGTCTGCTGCCAAGAGGCTTACAACGAGTGACACGAATCGAAGTTGATCTCGGTGAGTCGAGTTGCACTGAAGAATCGAGCGAAAGCGAATAA
- a CDS encoding DegQ family serine endoprotease gives MKKPLLALTVLSLSLSSIITPIQATAALPLSMDGQQLPSLAPMLEKVTPAVVSIAVEGKQVQTSRIPEQFQFFFGPDFPTEQTRERPFRGLGSGVIIDANKGHIVTNYHVIKGADKIQVRLYDGREYDAELIGGDEMADVALLKLEKAKNLTQINIADSDKLRVGDFTVAIGNPFGLGQTVTSGIVSALGRSGLNVENFENFIQTDAAINSGNSGGALVNLNGELIGINTAILGPNGGNVGIGFAIPSNMMKNLTEQILEFGEVKRGMLGVQGGEVTSELAEALGYESSKGAFIGQVVPDSAADKAGLKAGDIIVSVNDKSINTFSELRAKVATLGAGKKITLGVVRDGKDKTFDVTLGESTNIKAKAETLHDGLKGAELSNTNQSDSVQGVKVTSVVENSPAAQYQLQEGDIIIGVNRQRVKNLAELRAIVEKHKGVLALNIQRGDRTIYLVIR, from the coding sequence ATGAAAAAACCACTGCTTGCACTGACCGTTCTTTCTCTAAGTTTGAGTTCTATCATCACGCCAATTCAGGCGACGGCAGCCCTGCCGCTTAGCATGGATGGTCAGCAATTACCTAGCCTCGCACCAATGCTGGAAAAAGTGACCCCGGCAGTAGTTAGCATTGCGGTAGAAGGCAAACAGGTGCAAACCAGCCGCATTCCAGAACAGTTTCAGTTTTTCTTTGGCCCCGACTTCCCTACGGAGCAAACGCGGGAGCGTCCATTCCGCGGTCTAGGGTCTGGTGTCATCATTGATGCGAACAAAGGTCATATCGTAACGAATTATCACGTAATAAAAGGCGCGGATAAGATTCAAGTACGCTTGTATGACGGACGAGAATATGACGCAGAGTTAATCGGTGGCGATGAAATGGCCGATGTAGCACTGCTTAAATTGGAAAAAGCTAAGAACCTAACGCAAATTAACATCGCAGACTCAGACAAACTGCGCGTGGGTGACTTTACGGTTGCGATTGGTAACCCATTCGGTCTCGGTCAAACCGTCACTTCAGGTATTGTTTCCGCCCTTGGCCGAAGCGGCTTGAATGTTGAAAACTTCGAGAACTTCATTCAAACCGATGCAGCGATTAACAGCGGCAACTCAGGTGGTGCACTGGTCAACTTAAATGGTGAACTGATCGGTATCAACACCGCAATTTTGGGTCCAAATGGCGGCAATGTAGGGATTGGCTTTGCGATTCCTTCTAACATGATGAAAAATCTGACCGAGCAAATCTTAGAGTTTGGTGAAGTGAAACGTGGCATGTTGGGTGTTCAAGGTGGCGAAGTAACCTCGGAGCTAGCAGAAGCACTTGGCTACGAGTCTAGCAAAGGGGCATTTATTGGTCAGGTTGTTCCAGACAGCGCGGCTGATAAAGCTGGGTTAAAAGCTGGTGACATCATCGTGTCCGTAAATGACAAGTCTATCAATACCTTCTCTGAATTACGCGCAAAAGTCGCAACACTGGGCGCAGGTAAAAAGATCACCCTAGGTGTTGTACGTGATGGTAAAGACAAAACTTTCGACGTCACGCTTGGCGAGTCAACCAACATCAAAGCGAAAGCGGAAACACTGCATGATGGCCTTAAAGGTGCTGAGTTAAGTAACACGAACCAGAGTGATTCAGTTCAAGGTGTGAAAGTAACCAGCGTTGTTGAAAACTCACCAGCAGCACAATACCAGTTACAAGAAGGTGATATCATTATCGGTGTAAACCGTCAGCGTGTGAAAAATCTAGCTGAGCTTCGTGCCATTGTAGAGAAGCACAAAGGCGTACTAGCACTCAATATTCAACGCGGCGATCGTACCATTTACCTGGTAATCCGATAG